A region of Streptomyces sp. TG1A-60 DNA encodes the following proteins:
- a CDS encoding SpoIIE family protein phosphatase, which produces MTTGLHPGETPQDPRPTENQPLPRQEAGRGFPHDENRTRSSVITARAAASFDPVSRSVATARSFVRDTLQGWGFADIVDDAVVLTSELVTNAVVHAGTSADVLCLRSEDGVRIEVADRYPEREIPLQGSHINMGSLDREGGRGLQLCAAMAGRWGVEYTPTHKQVWFQLDLPDRPVGTRTAGPSLPAHLLPLADGRIRVAVVQIDRSGAIGAWNEDAEELFGYAPDQVIGKPLTDLAAWPHTPGTSTGVAEALRLSRWEGSYGIRGANGRVTPVYASHLRVRDTAGDPSTVCLLVRDHERAVLQTPLRVPAGDTAGSGEGQAADPFEVFIGSPAPDDLDGLLQRTVERARDMLDGDSAFLLLATDDETELEVRASTGLPSARQRFARVPVEAGPGRYGSARMPAVHDDLLAVPGAVPLLNGTGMRSVVTVPLKVEGRLTGSLGVAAEAQGRYSNEEALRLQFAADRIALAVESARLGELERLRRGSLSFLVEASDLLAGTLDRDQTLALMAQMTIPTLATWCAVYTIADQASDPYLSYVLHEDEDLIDGLKALLSKIRPPEPIPTPGARVWTAPAEAAHQAALRTSMRSLGLGEPATVSSGIGTTLATASAVGGETVVLPLVARNRVIGMLTLGKPTDEHFRQEILELAEDLSRRAALALDNARLYSERMAISQSLQRSLLPPELPDIDGVEVEVIYRAAGEGNEVGGDFYDLFPIRDGAYGFAIGDVCGTGPEAAAVTGLARHALRLLAREGYAGPAVLERLNSAIIDEGARSRFLTLLYGELWPQEDGSAVLKVVCAGHPLPLRLRQDGTVEPAAEPQALLGVMEDLELYEQTVTLDPGDVLLCVTDGVTERREGTRMLGDDGLTEVLTTCTGLTAGAVAARVMRAVERFASDAPSDDMAILAMRVPGLHTD; this is translated from the coding sequence ATGACCACCGGACTGCATCCCGGGGAGACTCCCCAGGACCCCAGGCCGACGGAGAACCAGCCTCTGCCACGGCAGGAGGCCGGCCGCGGGTTCCCGCACGACGAGAACCGGACAAGGAGTTCCGTGATCACCGCGCGCGCGGCCGCCAGCTTCGACCCCGTCTCGCGATCCGTCGCGACCGCCCGCTCGTTCGTCCGCGACACCCTGCAGGGCTGGGGGTTCGCCGATATCGTCGACGACGCCGTGGTCCTCACCAGCGAGCTGGTCACCAACGCGGTCGTCCACGCGGGCACCTCCGCCGACGTCCTCTGTCTGCGCTCGGAGGACGGCGTCCGCATCGAGGTCGCCGACAGATACCCCGAGCGTGAGATTCCTCTCCAGGGCAGCCACATCAACATGGGCAGCCTCGATCGCGAGGGCGGTCGCGGCCTCCAGCTGTGCGCGGCGATGGCCGGCCGCTGGGGCGTCGAGTACACCCCCACGCACAAGCAGGTCTGGTTCCAACTCGACCTCCCCGACCGCCCGGTGGGCACCCGCACTGCCGGCCCGTCCCTCCCCGCCCACCTGCTCCCGCTCGCCGACGGCCGGATCCGCGTGGCGGTCGTCCAGATCGACCGCTCGGGCGCGATCGGCGCCTGGAACGAGGACGCCGAGGAACTCTTCGGCTACGCCCCCGACCAGGTCATCGGCAAGCCCCTCACCGACCTCGCCGCCTGGCCGCACACGCCCGGCACCAGCACCGGCGTCGCCGAGGCCCTCAGACTCTCCCGCTGGGAGGGCAGTTACGGCATCCGCGGCGCAAACGGCCGTGTGACGCCGGTCTACGCCTCCCACCTCCGGGTACGCGACACGGCCGGCGACCCCTCCACTGTCTGCCTGCTCGTACGGGACCACGAGCGCGCCGTCCTGCAGACCCCCCTCCGTGTACCGGCCGGCGACACGGCCGGCTCCGGCGAGGGCCAGGCCGCGGACCCCTTCGAGGTCTTCATCGGCTCCCCGGCGCCGGACGACCTCGACGGCCTCCTCCAGCGCACGGTCGAGCGCGCCCGCGACATGCTCGACGGCGACTCCGCCTTCCTGCTCCTGGCCACCGACGACGAGACCGAGCTGGAGGTACGCGCCTCCACGGGCCTCCCCTCGGCCCGCCAGCGCTTCGCCCGCGTCCCCGTGGAGGCCGGCCCCGGCCGCTACGGCTCGGCCCGCATGCCCGCCGTCCACGACGACCTCCTGGCCGTCCCGGGCGCCGTCCCTCTCCTCAACGGCACCGGCATGCGCTCGGTCGTCACGGTCCCCCTCAAGGTCGAGGGCCGGCTCACGGGCTCTCTGGGCGTCGCCGCCGAGGCCCAGGGCCGCTACTCCAACGAGGAGGCCCTGCGCCTGCAGTTCGCCGCCGACCGGATCGCCCTGGCCGTGGAGTCGGCCCGTCTGGGTGAGCTGGAACGCCTGCGCCGCGGCTCCCTGTCGTTCCTGGTGGAGGCCTCCGACCTGCTCGCGGGTACCCTCGACCGCGACCAGACCCTGGCCCTCATGGCTCAGATGACGATCCCGACCCTCGCCACCTGGTGCGCGGTCTACACGATCGCCGACCAGGCCTCGGACCCGTACCTCAGTTACGTCCTGCACGAGGACGAGGACCTCATCGACGGCCTCAAGGCCCTCCTGTCAAAAATCCGCCCGCCGGAGCCCATCCCGACCCCGGGTGCCCGCGTCTGGACGGCCCCTGCCGAGGCGGCCCACCAGGCGGCCCTGCGCACCTCCATGCGCAGTCTCGGCCTCGGCGAACCCGCCACGGTCAGCTCGGGCATCGGCACGACGCTGGCGACGGCCTCGGCGGTGGGCGGCGAGACCGTCGTCCTCCCGCTCGTGGCCCGCAACCGCGTCATCGGCATGCTCACCCTCGGCAAGCCCACGGACGAGCACTTCCGCCAGGAGATCCTGGAGTTGGCGGAGGACTTGTCCCGCCGTGCCGCTCTCGCCCTGGACAACGCCCGCCTGTACTCGGAGCGCATGGCCATCAGCCAGTCCCTCCAGCGCAGCCTCCTCCCGCCGGAGCTCCCGGATATCGACGGCGTCGAGGTCGAGGTCATCTACCGCGCGGCCGGCGAGGGCAACGAGGTCGGCGGTGACTTCTACGATCTCTTCCCCATCCGCGACGGCGCGTACGGCTTCGCCATCGGCGACGTCTGCGGCACCGGCCCGGAGGCCGCCGCGGTCACCGGCCTGGCCCGCCACGCCCTGCGCCTGCTGGCCCGCGAGGGCTATGCCGGCCCCGCGGTCCTGGAGCGCCTCAACTCCGCGATCATCGACGAGGGCGCCCGCAGCCGCTTCCTGACGCTGCTGTACGGCGAGTTGTGGCCCCAGGAGGACGGCAGCGCCGTACTGAAGGTCGTCTGCGCCGGCCACCCGCTCCCGCTGCGCCTGCGCCAGGACGGCACGGTCGAGCCCGCCGCCGAACCCCAGGCTCTCCTTGGCGTCATGGAGGACCTGGAGCTGTACGAGCAGACGGTCACCCTGGACCCCGGTGACGTCCTCCTCTGCGTCACGGACGGCGTCACCGAACGCCGTGAAGGGACCCGCATGTTGGGCGATGACGGCCTCACCGAGGTCCTCACCACCTGCACGGGCCTCACGGCGGGCGCGGTCGCTGCCCGCGTCATGCGCGCGGTCGAACGCTTCGCCTCCGACGCCCCCTCGGACGACATGGCCATCCTGGCGATGCGCGTCCCGGGCCTCCACACGGACTGA
- a CDS encoding DegT/DnrJ/EryC1/StrS family aminotransferase, giving the protein MLRATGVGAGDEVVVPAFGNPEVAQAVSLTGAVPVFADIEPATYCLDASAVEAAVTSRTVAVVVVHRFGRSADIEALHQVGERNGLLVLEQGESEAPYGELGERRQRAAYLSVKLKGVRTPEDCGGHTFQQYVVRVPGNGRPDRDAFARAVRTKGVECSVPVRTPVHRMPGFRRDVYLPETERAADETLALPIGGDMSRRELQRLVAACNALGGLLQPAF; this is encoded by the coding sequence ATGCTCAGGGCCACAGGTGTAGGCGCCGGTGACGAGGTGGTCGTGCCGGCGTTCGGGAACCCGGAGGTCGCTCAGGCGGTGAGCCTGACAGGGGCTGTACCGGTGTTCGCCGACATAGAACCGGCGACATACTGCCTGGACGCCTCGGCAGTCGAGGCCGCAGTGACATCGCGGACGGTCGCTGTGGTCGTCGTACACCGCTTCGGTCGGTCGGCGGACATCGAGGCGCTGCATCAAGTCGGGGAGCGGAACGGGCTGTTGGTGCTGGAGCAGGGAGAGTCGGAGGCGCCGTACGGTGAGCTGGGGGAGCGGCGGCAGCGGGCCGCGTATCTCAGTGTGAAGCTGAAGGGCGTACGGACACCCGAGGACTGCGGCGGGCACACCTTTCAGCAGTACGTCGTGCGCGTGCCCGGGAACGGGCGGCCGGACCGGGACGCCTTCGCTCGGGCGGTGCGGACCAAGGGAGTCGAGTGCAGCGTGCCGGTGAGGACGCCGGTGCATCGTATGCCTGGATTCCGGCGGGACGTATATCTGCCGGAGACCGAGCGGGCCGCCGACGAGACGCTGGCGCTGCCCATCGGGGGTGACATGTCGCGGCGGGAGCTGCAGCGACTGGTGGCCGCCTGTAATGCGCTCGGTGGGCTGCTGCAACCGGCGTTCTAG
- a CDS encoding ribonuclease J has protein sequence MSHPHPELGPPPVLTEGGLRVTPLGGLGEIGRNMTVFEYGGRLLIVDCGVLFPEEEQPGIDLILPDFSSVRDRLDDIEGIVLTHGHEDHIGAVPYLLREKPDIPLIGSRLTLALIEAKLQEHRIRPYTLEVAEGNRERIGPFDCEFVAVNHSIPDALAVAIRTPAGMVVHTGDFKMDQLPLDNRLTDLHAFARLSEEGIDLLLCDSTNAEVPGFVPPERDISNVLRQVFAGARKRIIVASFASHIHRIQQILDAAHEHGRRVAFVGRSMVRNMGIARDLGFLKVSPGLVVDVKTLDDLPDHEIVLVCTGSQGEPMAALSRMANRDHQIRIVQGDTVILASSLIPGNENAVYRVINGLTRWGANVVHKGNAKVHVSGHASAGELLYFYNICRPRNLMPVHGEWRHLRANAELGAMTGVPHDRIVIAEDGVVVDLIEGKAKISGKVQAGYVYVDGLSVGDVGEPALKDRKILGDEGIISVFVVMDSSTGKITGGPHIQARGSGIEDSAFSAVVPRITEVLERSAQDGVVEPHQLQQLIRRTLGKWVSDTYRRRPMILPVVVEV, from the coding sequence TTGAGTCATCCGCATCCTGAACTCGGCCCGCCGCCGGTCCTCACCGAAGGCGGCCTCCGGGTCACCCCGCTCGGCGGCCTGGGTGAGATCGGCCGCAACATGACCGTCTTCGAGTACGGCGGCCGTCTGCTGATCGTCGACTGCGGAGTGCTCTTCCCCGAGGAGGAGCAGCCCGGAATCGACCTGATCCTGCCGGACTTCTCATCCGTCAGGGACCGCCTCGACGACATCGAGGGCATCGTCCTCACGCATGGTCACGAGGACCACATCGGCGCGGTCCCGTATCTGCTCCGCGAGAAGCCGGACATCCCGCTGATCGGCTCCAGGCTGACCCTCGCCCTCATCGAGGCGAAGCTCCAGGAGCACCGCATCCGCCCATACACCCTTGAGGTGGCGGAGGGGAACCGCGAGCGTATCGGCCCCTTCGACTGCGAGTTCGTCGCGGTCAACCACTCCATCCCGGACGCCCTGGCCGTGGCCATCCGTACCCCCGCGGGCATGGTGGTCCACACGGGCGACTTCAAGATGGACCAGTTGCCGCTGGACAACCGGCTGACGGACCTGCACGCATTCGCACGGCTGAGCGAGGAGGGAATCGACCTCCTTCTCTGCGACTCAACGAACGCCGAGGTCCCGGGGTTCGTTCCGCCGGAGCGAGACATCTCCAACGTCCTGCGCCAGGTCTTCGCGGGTGCCCGCAAGCGGATCATCGTGGCGAGCTTCGCCAGCCACATCCACCGCATCCAGCAGATCCTCGACGCCGCCCATGAGCACGGCCGCCGGGTCGCCTTCGTCGGCCGCTCGATGGTCCGGAACATGGGCATCGCCCGGGACCTCGGCTTTCTGAAGGTCTCGCCCGGCCTGGTGGTCGACGTCAAGACGCTCGACGACCTGCCTGACCATGAGATCGTCCTCGTCTGCACCGGATCGCAGGGCGAACCGATGGCCGCCCTGTCCCGCATGGCCAACCGGGACCACCAGATCCGCATCGTCCAGGGCGACACGGTGATCCTGGCCTCCTCCCTGATCCCCGGCAACGAGAACGCGGTCTACCGCGTCATCAACGGCCTGACCCGCTGGGGTGCCAACGTCGTCCACAAAGGCAACGCCAAGGTCCATGTCTCCGGACACGCCTCGGCCGGCGAGCTGTTGTACTTCTACAACATCTGCCGTCCGAGGAACCTGATGCCGGTGCACGGCGAATGGCGTCATCTGCGCGCCAACGCCGAACTGGGCGCCATGACGGGCGTACCGCACGACCGCATCGTCATCGCCGAGGACGGCGTGGTCGTCGACCTCATCGAGGGCAAGGCCAAGATCTCCGGCAAGGTCCAGGCCGGTTACGTCTATGTCGACGGCCTCTCGGTCGGCGATGTCGGCGAGCCGGCCCTCAAGGACCGGAAGATCCTGGGCGACGAGGGCATCATCTCCGTCTTCGTCGTGATGGACTCCTCCACCGGCAAGATCACCGGCGGTCCGCACATCCAGGCCCGAGGCTCCGGCATCGAGGACTCTGCCTTCAGCGCGGTCGTCCCGCGGATCACCGAAGTCCTGGAGCGTTCGGCACAGGACGGGGTCGTCGAGCCCCACCAACTGCAGCAGCTCATCCGCCGCACCCTGGGCAAGTGGGTCTCCGACACCTACCGGCGCAGGCCGATGATCCTCCCTGTCGTCGTTGAGGTCTGA
- the dapA gene encoding 4-hydroxy-tetrahydrodipicolinate synthase — MAPTSTPQTPFGRVLTAMVTPFTADGALDLDGAQRLATHLVDAGNDGLVINGTTGESPTTGDAEKSDLVRAVLEAVGDRAHIIAGVGTNDTRHSIGLARAADRVGAHGLLVVTPYYNKPPQEGLYRHFKAIADAADLPVMLYDIPGRSGVPIDTETIVRLAEHPRIVANKDAKGDLGRASWAIARSGLAWYSGDDMLNLPLLSVGAVGFVSVVGHVVTPELRSLVEAYVSGDVQKATEIHQKLLPVFTGMFRTQGVMTTKAALALQGLPAGPLRAPMVELSPAEIAQLKIDLGAGGVQL; from the coding sequence ATGGCTCCGACCTCGACTCCGCAGACCCCCTTCGGGCGGGTCCTCACCGCCATGGTCACGCCCTTCACGGCGGACGGCGCACTCGACCTCGACGGCGCGCAGCGGCTCGCCACCCACCTGGTGGACGCAGGCAACGACGGCCTGGTCATCAATGGCACCACCGGCGAGTCCCCCACCACCGGTGACGCGGAGAAATCGGACCTGGTACGAGCCGTCCTCGAAGCCGTCGGCGACCGCGCCCACATCATCGCCGGCGTCGGCACGAACGACACCCGGCACAGCATCGGGCTGGCCCGCGCCGCCGACAGAGTCGGCGCCCACGGGCTCCTCGTCGTCACGCCGTACTACAACAAGCCCCCACAGGAGGGCCTGTACCGCCACTTCAAGGCGATTGCCGACGCGGCCGACCTGCCCGTCATGCTCTACGACATCCCCGGTCGCAGTGGTGTCCCGATCGACACCGAGACGATCGTCCGCCTCGCCGAGCATCCCCGCATCGTCGCCAACAAGGACGCCAAGGGCGACCTCGGCCGCGCCAGCTGGGCCATCGCACGCTCCGGCCTCGCCTGGTACTCCGGCGACGACATGCTGAACCTGCCGCTGCTCTCCGTGGGCGCGGTCGGCTTCGTCTCGGTCGTCGGCCACGTCGTCACCCCCGAGCTGCGCTCCCTCGTCGAGGCGTACGTCTCCGGTGACGTCCAGAAGGCCACCGAGATCCACCAGAAGTTGCTCCCGGTCTTCACCGGCATGTTCCGCACCCAGGGCGTGATGACCACCAAGGCGGCGCTCGCCCTCCAGGGTCTGCCCGCCGGACCGTTGCGCGCTCCCATGGTGGAGCTCTCACCCGCTGAGATCGCCCAGCTCAAGATCGATCTTGGCGCCGGCGGGGTACAGCTCTGA
- the dapB gene encoding 4-hydroxy-tetrahydrodipicolinate reductase produces MSKLRVAVLGAQGRIGSEAVRAVEAAEDMELVAALSRGDKLETLAESGAQVAVELTTPASVMDNLDFCVRHGIHAVVGTTGWTDERLAQLRNWLDGSPETGVLIAPNFSIGAVLTMKFAQIAAPYFESVEVVELHHPNKVDAPSGTATRTAQLIAEARRAAGTAPAPDATATALDGARGADVDGVPVHAVRLRGLLAHQEVLLGGEGETLTVRHDSLHHSSFMPGILLGARRVVTTPGLTFGLEHFLDLG; encoded by the coding sequence ATGAGCAAGCTGCGCGTGGCGGTCCTCGGTGCTCAGGGCCGCATCGGCTCCGAGGCCGTACGGGCCGTCGAGGCCGCCGAGGACATGGAACTGGTCGCCGCCCTGAGCAGGGGCGACAAGCTGGAGACGCTGGCCGAGTCCGGCGCCCAGGTCGCCGTCGAACTGACCACCCCCGCCTCGGTCATGGACAACCTCGACTTCTGCGTCCGCCACGGCATCCACGCGGTCGTCGGGACCACGGGCTGGACAGACGAACGCCTCGCGCAGCTCAGGAACTGGCTGGACGGGTCCCCGGAGACCGGTGTGCTCATCGCGCCCAACTTCTCCATCGGGGCCGTCCTGACCATGAAGTTCGCGCAGATCGCCGCGCCCTACTTCGAGTCCGTCGAGGTCGTCGAGCTGCACCACCCGAACAAGGTCGACGCCCCCTCCGGCACCGCCACCCGCACCGCCCAGCTCATCGCCGAGGCCCGCCGCGCGGCCGGCACCGCCCCGGCACCGGACGCCACGGCCACGGCCCTGGACGGCGCGCGGGGAGCCGACGTCGACGGCGTGCCCGTCCACGCCGTACGCCTGCGCGGCCTGCTCGCCCACCAGGAGGTCCTGCTCGGCGGCGAGGGCGAGACCCTGACCGTCCGGCACGACTCCCTCCACCACAGCAGCTTCATGCCGGGCATCCTGCTCGGCGCCCGCCGCGTGGTGACGACGCCGGGCCTCACCTTCGGCCTCGAACACTTCCTCGACCTGGGCTGA
- a CDS encoding pitrilysin family protein, giving the protein MTSSSSTATARTSSEARAVARTQTLIKGAGGIGTVRKTTLPGGLRVVTETLPSVRSATFGIWAHVGSRDETPALNGATHYLEHLLFKGTSRRSALDISSAIDAVGGEMNAFTAKEYTCYYARVLDTDLPLAIDTVCDMLTGSLIREEDVDVERGAILEEIAMTEDDPGDCVHDLFAHTMFGDTPLGRPVLGTVDTVNALTADRIRRFYKKHYDPTHLVVACAGNIDHNKVVRQVRAAFGSAGALTRADAAPIAPRDGRRGLRTAGRVELIGRKTEQAHVVLGMPGLARTDERRWALGVLNTALGGGMSSRLFQEVREKRGLAYSVYSYTSGFADCGLFGVYAGCRPSQVHDVLKICRDELDQVAEHGLPDDEIERAIGQLRGSTVLGLEDTGALMNRIGKSELCWGEQMSVDEMLTRIAMVTPDEIRAVAREILGHRPSLSVIGPLKDKQASRLHEAVA; this is encoded by the coding sequence GTGACGTCGAGTAGCTCCACGGCGACGGCCCGCACCTCTTCGGAGGCGCGGGCCGTCGCCCGTACCCAAACCCTCATCAAGGGCGCGGGCGGCATCGGTACGGTCCGCAAGACCACCCTGCCCGGCGGCCTCCGCGTGGTCACCGAGACCCTGCCCTCCGTGCGCTCCGCGACCTTCGGCATCTGGGCGCACGTCGGCTCCCGCGACGAGACGCCGGCGCTGAACGGCGCCACGCACTACCTGGAGCACCTGCTCTTCAAGGGCACGTCACGGCGTAGCGCGCTCGACATCTCCTCCGCGATCGACGCGGTCGGGGGCGAGATGAACGCGTTCACGGCGAAGGAGTACACGTGCTACTACGCGCGCGTGCTCGACACCGACCTGCCGCTCGCCATCGACACGGTCTGTGACATGCTCACCGGCTCGCTCATCCGCGAGGAGGACGTCGACGTCGAACGCGGTGCCATCCTCGAAGAGATCGCGATGACCGAGGACGACCCGGGCGACTGTGTGCACGATCTGTTCGCGCACACCATGTTCGGCGACACCCCCCTCGGCCGCCCCGTCCTCGGCACGGTCGACACGGTCAACGCGCTCACCGCCGACCGCATCCGCCGTTTCTACAAGAAGCACTACGACCCGACCCACCTCGTGGTCGCTTGCGCCGGCAACATCGACCACAACAAGGTCGTACGACAGGTCCGCGCGGCCTTCGGGAGCGCGGGCGCCCTCACCCGCGCCGACGCCGCCCCGATCGCCCCGCGCGACGGCCGCCGCGGCCTCCGTACGGCCGGCCGGGTCGAGCTCATCGGCCGCAAGACCGAGCAGGCGCACGTCGTCCTCGGCATGCCCGGCCTCGCCCGCACCGACGAGCGCCGCTGGGCCCTCGGCGTGCTCAACACCGCGCTCGGCGGCGGCATGTCCTCCCGCCTCTTCCAGGAGGTCCGGGAGAAGCGCGGCCTTGCCTACAGCGTGTACTCGTACACGTCCGGCTTCGCCGACTGCGGCCTCTTCGGCGTCTACGCCGGCTGCCGCCCGTCCCAGGTGCACGACGTGCTGAAGATCTGCCGGGACGAGCTCGACCAGGTCGCCGAGCACGGGCTGCCGGACGACGAGATCGAGCGAGCCATCGGCCAGCTCCGCGGCTCCACGGTCCTCGGCCTGGAGGACACCGGTGCCCTCATGAACCGCATCGGCAAGAGCGAGCTGTGCTGGGGCGAGCAGATGTCGGTCGACGAGATGCTGACCCGGATAGCCATGGTGACCCCGGACGAGATCCGTGCCGTGGCCCGCGAGATCCTGGGACACCGCCCCTCCCTGTCGGTGATCGGCCCGCTCAAGGACAAGCAGGCGTCCCGTCTGCACGAAGCCGTCGCCTAA
- a CDS encoding polyribonucleotide nucleotidyltransferase, which translates to MENETHYAEAVIDNGSFGTRTIRFETGRLAKQAAGSAVAYLDDDTMVLSATTASKNPKDQLDFFPLTVDVEERMYAAGKIPGSFFRREGRPSEDAILTCRLIDRPLRPSFRKGLRNEIQVVATIMALNPDHLYDVVAINAASASTQLAGLPFSGPIGGVRVALINGQWVAFPTHTELEDAVFDMVVAGRVLEDGDVAIMMVEAEATEKTIQLVQGGAEAPTEEVVAAGLDAAKPFIKVLCKAQADLASKAAKPTGEFPVFLDHQDDVLEALTVAVKDELSRALTIAGKQEREAELDRVKGLAAEKLLPQFEGREKEISAAYRSLTKSLVRERVIKEKKRIDGRGVTDIRTLAAEVEAIPRVHGSALFERGETQILGVTTLNMLRMEQMLDTLSPVTRKRYMHNYNFPPYSVGETGRVGSPKRREIGHGALAERAIVPVLPTREEFPYAIRQVSEALGSNGSTSMGSVCASTMSLLNAGVPLKAPVAGIAMGLISQEINGETHYVALTDILGAEDAFGDMDFKVAGTKEFVTALQLDTKLDGIPASVLAAALKQARDARLHILDVMMEAIDTPDEMSPNAPRIITVKIPVDKIGEVIGPKGKMINQIQEDTGAEITIEDDGTIYIGAQVGSQAEAARATINGIANPTMPEVGERYLGTVVKTTTFGAFVSLLPGKDGLLHISQIRKLAGGKRVENVEDVLGVGAKVQVEIAEIDSRGKLSLIPVIEGEGDDEKKDDTDQ; encoded by the coding sequence GTGGAGAACGAGACCCACTACGCCGAGGCCGTCATCGACAACGGCTCCTTCGGCACCCGCACCATCCGTTTCGAGACGGGCCGCCTGGCCAAGCAGGCCGCCGGCTCCGCCGTGGCGTACCTGGACGACGACACCATGGTGCTGTCGGCCACCACCGCCTCCAAGAACCCCAAGGACCAGCTCGACTTCTTCCCCCTCACGGTGGACGTCGAGGAGCGCATGTACGCGGCCGGCAAGATCCCCGGCTCCTTCTTCCGTCGTGAGGGCCGGCCCTCCGAGGACGCCATCCTCACCTGCCGCCTCATCGACCGCCCGCTGCGCCCGTCCTTCAGGAAGGGCCTGCGCAACGAGATCCAGGTCGTCGCCACGATCATGGCGCTCAACCCCGACCACCTGTACGACGTCGTCGCGATCAACGCCGCGTCCGCGTCCACGCAGCTGGCCGGTCTGCCCTTCTCCGGCCCGATCGGCGGTGTCCGCGTCGCGCTGATCAATGGCCAGTGGGTGGCCTTCCCGACGCACACCGAGCTCGAGGACGCCGTCTTCGACATGGTCGTCGCCGGCCGTGTCCTGGAGGACGGCGACGTCGCGATCATGATGGTCGAGGCCGAGGCGACCGAGAAGACGATCCAGCTTGTCCAGGGCGGCGCCGAGGCGCCGACCGAGGAGGTCGTCGCCGCCGGTCTGGACGCCGCGAAGCCCTTCATCAAGGTGCTCTGCAAGGCCCAGGCCGACCTCGCCTCGAAGGCCGCCAAGCCGACCGGAGAGTTCCCGGTCTTCCTCGACCACCAGGACGACGTCCTGGAGGCGCTCACCGTCGCCGTCAAGGACGAGCTCTCCCGGGCCCTCACCATCGCGGGCAAGCAGGAGCGCGAGGCGGAGCTGGACCGCGTCAAGGGTCTGGCCGCCGAGAAGCTGCTCCCGCAGTTCGAGGGCCGCGAGAAGGAGATCTCCGCCGCGTACCGCTCGCTGACCAAGTCCCTGGTCCGTGAGCGCGTCATCAAGGAGAAGAAGCGCATCGACGGCCGTGGCGTCACGGACATCCGTACGCTCGCCGCCGAGGTCGAGGCCATCCCGCGTGTGCACGGCTCGGCGCTGTTCGAGCGTGGCGAGACCCAGATCCTGGGCGTCACCACCCTCAACATGCTCCGCATGGAGCAGATGCTGGACACCCTCTCCCCGGTGACCCGCAAGCGCTACATGCACAACTACAACTTCCCGCCCTACTCCGTCGGCGAGACGGGCCGCGTCGGCTCCCCGAAGCGCCGCGAGATCGGCCATGGCGCCCTCGCCGAGCGCGCCATCGTGCCGGTCCTGCCGACGCGCGAGGAGTTTCCCTACGCGATCCGTCAGGTGTCCGAGGCCCTCGGCTCCAACGGCTCGACGTCCATGGGCTCCGTATGCGCCTCCACCATGTCGCTGCTGAACGCCGGTGTGCCGCTGAAGGCCCCCGTCGCCGGTATCGCCATGGGCCTGATCTCCCAGGAGATCAACGGCGAGACGCACTACGTCGCCCTCACCGACATCCTCGGTGCGGAGGACGCCTTCGGCGACATGGACTTCAAGGTCGCCGGCACCAAGGAGTTCGTGACCGCCCTCCAGCTCGACACCAAGCTGGACGGCATCCCGGCCTCCGTCCTGGCCGCCGCCCTCAAGCAGGCCCGTGACGCCCGCCTCCACATCCTCGACGTGATGATGGAAGCGATCGACACCCCGGACGAGATGTCCCCCAACGCCCCGCGGATCATCACCGTCAAGATCCCCGTGGACAAGATCGGTGAGGTCATCGGCCCGAAGGGCAAGATGATCAACCAGATCCAGGAGGACACCGGCGCCGAGATCACGATCGAGGACGACGGCACCATCTACATCGGTGCCCAGGTCGGCTCGCAGGCCGAGGCCGCCCGCGCCACGATCAACGGCATCGCCAACCCGACCATGCCGGAGGTCGGCGAGCGCTACCTGGGCACCGTCGTGAAGACGACGACCTTCGGTGCGTTCGTGTCGCTGCTCCCGGGCAAGGACGGACTGCTGCACATCTCGCAGATCCGCAAGCTCGCCGGCGGCAAGCGCGTGGAGAACGTCGAGGACGTGCTCGGCGTGGGCGCCAAGGTCCAGGTCGAGATCGCCGAGATCGACTCCCGCGGCAAGCTCTCCCTCATCCCCGTGATCGAGGGCGAAGGCGACGACGAGAAGAAGGACGACACCGACCAGTGA
- the rpsO gene encoding 30S ribosomal protein S15 yields MSLDAATKKQIISEFGTKEGDTGSPEVQVAMLSRRISDLTEHLKTHKHDHHSRRGLLILVGQRRRLLQYLAKKDIQRFRVLVDRLGIRRGAAGAK; encoded by the coding sequence GTGTCGCTCGACGCCGCTACGAAGAAGCAGATCATCAGCGAGTTCGGTACCAAGGAGGGCGACACCGGCTCCCCCGAGGTCCAGGTCGCGATGCTCTCCCGCCGCATCTCGGACCTGACCGAGCACCTCAAGACCCACAAGCACGACCACCACTCCCGCCGTGGTCTGCTGATCCTGGTCGGTCAGCGTCGCCGTCTGCTGCAGTACCTCGCCAAGAAGGACATCCAGCGCTTCCGTGTGCTGGTCGACCGCCTCGGCATCCGCCGCGGTGCGGCGGGCGCCAAGTAG